A single Candidatus Neomarinimicrobiota bacterium DNA region contains:
- a CDS encoding response regulator transcription factor codes for MYILIVDDETFARKQICDLVHEICPEGVTTEADSLSEAKEALNQTEFSIIFLDINLKGDLGFDLVPFVPPQTKIVFITAMDKYAIRAFEVNAIDYIVKPPTVERIQNVFNKIENKKYEPVLKTFTLEDRVFVQTDETFQFIQLKEIQYIEAKDVYSMIYILGIKPTLIRKSLSDWRNILPENHFFRIHRSTIVNINKIHHISPFGKGTFHVYLNGLETQLVMSRSYAIELKKRLIV; via the coding sequence TTGTATATTTTAATTGTAGATGATGAAACTTTCGCAAGGAAACAAATTTGTGATTTAGTGCATGAAATTTGTCCTGAAGGGGTCACTACCGAAGCGGATTCTTTATCGGAGGCAAAAGAAGCCTTGAACCAAACTGAATTTTCTATCATTTTCCTTGATATAAATCTCAAGGGGGATTTAGGTTTTGATTTAGTTCCATTTGTACCGCCGCAAACAAAAATTGTATTTATTACCGCTATGGATAAATATGCTATTCGTGCTTTTGAGGTTAATGCAATAGATTATATTGTAAAACCGCCAACTGTCGAGCGTATACAAAACGTATTTAATAAAATAGAAAATAAAAAATACGAACCTGTTCTTAAAACTTTCACCTTAGAAGATAGAGTATTTGTTCAAACTGATGAGACTTTTCAGTTTATTCAATTAAAGGAAATTCAATATATTGAGGCAAAGGATGTGTATTCTATGATTTATATATTGGGTATAAAACCAACCCTTATTCGGAAATCACTCTCAGACTGGAGAAATATTTTACCTGAAAATCATTTTTTTAGAATTCACCGCTCAACAATTGTAAATATTAATAAGATTCATCATATATCACCATTTGGGAAGGGAACGTTTCATGTCTATTTGAATGGCTTGGAGACTCAATTGGTTATGAGTCGATCATATGCGATCGAATTAAAGAAAAGATTAATCGTATAA
- a CDS encoding response regulator: MNFATPKSNIQESGQTISVLAVDDEALGLAALAEVIENKENTILCGDAKSVREAIAIAEKNHVDILISDYHLGDGTGLDISTQLKLMHKTIIVSADVAVKKIAEKMNIPFLMKPIVTTELETMIKEFSSKANKEDK; the protein is encoded by the coding sequence ATGAATTTTGCTACACCTAAATCAAACATACAAGAGTCAGGACAAACGATTTCAGTCTTAGCCGTCGATGACGAAGCACTCGGTTTGGCTGCATTGGCGGAAGTAATTGAGAATAAAGAAAACACGATACTTTGCGGTGATGCTAAATCGGTCCGTGAAGCTATAGCAATTGCAGAAAAAAATCATGTAGATATTTTAATTTCAGATTACCATCTTGGTGATGGCACGGGCTTAGATATATCGACACAATTAAAATTAATGCATAAAACAATCATTGTATCTGCAGATGTTGCCGTAAAAAAGATTGCAGAAAAAATGAATATCCCTTTTTTAATGAAACCAATCGTTACCACAGAACTGGAAACGATGATCAAAGAATTTTCTTCAAAAGCAAACAAGGAAGACAAATGA